Below is a window of Photobacterium atrarenae DNA.
AAACACGTTGTCCCATTCGAGCAGGGTGGCGTAGCCGCAGGATTTGTCATCTTCCGGCAGGTAGTTTTTCATAATCCGCTTGACGTCAAAGTCGTTCGAAAGTTGGAACGAGAGGATCGGGTCATGGATTTCCCTGCGCTTCACCTTCTCGATATATTCCAGAACGGACAGCTCTTTGGCGACGCGCTGATAACCCGGAATTCGTCCGCCGGCCAGAATTGCTTTGAGGTTTTGATCACGACAGACTTCCTTGCGTGCTTCGTAGAGCCGCCGCCCCAGCCGCAGGCCGCGATAATCGGGGTGGACGAAAACATCCAGGCCATACATGGCATCCCCGCTGGCCTGATGCTGGATCACGTTTTGTTCGGTAATAATATCGGTATAGGTGTGGCTGAGGGAGAGTCGGTTGTAATCGACCTTGATGGTCAGGGCTGCACCGATAATTTTGCCGCTGTCTTCAATACAGATTTGTCCTTCAGGAAACTGGTGGATTAAATCCATAATGGTCATCCGGGGCCAAGCGCCGCCGACATCATAAAAGACCAGATCCATCAGCGCCGCCAGTTCATCATAGTCACCGGGCTCGATATTGCGAAGGTTCAACAGAGGCGTATTGTTCTCCATACTTTTTCCTTGTTCTTTATGGTGTTTTTTCGCCGGTTGTGTTGCTGAGAAGTTAGCCAGCTAATATGGATAAGTATATACAGCTTGCGTGGCGACTGGCGGATCGGGTGGGTTGCCGGCGTGCGCTAGATAGCAAACAAGGAAAATAAATCGCCCGGGCCGGATGTCTAATGGATACGCATCTTCTCTGCGTTCTGAAGTGACGACAGATCCAGGGTGAAGATAAGCACCTTAGGCGTTCTGGGCAAATAATGGTCGATGGAAAACAATTTGCCTGCCGGCTTGATCGGAAAGTTGAGTGCAGCGGGCCAGGCGGCCTGGCTGGGGCCAGAACAGCTTTCTGCGATTGAAAAATGCCACGATGGATAGCGGTTCATAAACACCTCGACATTGAGTGGCGGGCCGGAGTCCGGCCCGCCGAGTGGGTTTAAGCCTTCACCTCTTGGGATTGATGTTCAGTGACCATGGCTTCCGTGGTGATCATCAGTCCGGCAACGGAAGCGGCGAACTGCAGTGCAGAGCGCGTGACTTTTGCCGGATCCAGAATCCCCATCTCGAACATGTCACCGTATTTGCCGGTTGCGGCGTTATAACCATGGTGTTTATCGCCTGCTTTCACGGCATTGGCGACAACAGAGCCTTCATCGCCTGCATTGACAGCAATCTGGCGAAGCGGCTCTTCCATGGCGCGCAGGGCAACGCGGATACCGACGTTCTGATCATCATTGTCCCCCTTGAGATCAGAGAGCGCATGGGCAATTTTGGCCAGGGGCACGCCACCACCGGCCACAATCCCCTCCTCGACGGCAGCGCGGGTTGCATGCAGCGCGTCATCGACACGGTCTTTCTTCTCCTTCATTTCCACTTCGGTGGCCGCACCAATCTTAATCACGGCAACCCCACCGGACAGTTTGGCGATGCGTTGCTGCAGCTTCTCCTTGTCATATTGCGAGGTTGTGTTTTCCAGCTGGTTGCGGATCAGAGCGACTCGATCCTGAATCGCTTGTTCACTCGCAGCGCCATCGACAATTGTGGTGGTGTCTTTGGTGACCGTTACTTTCTTCGCATGGCCCAACTGCTCCAGGGTGACTTTCTCAAGCTCCAGACCGAGATCTTCCGTGATGACGGTTCCCGCGGTCAGGGTTGCAATATCTTCCAGCATGGCTTTACGCTGATCACCAAACCCAGGTGCTTTTACTGCCGCGGCTTTCACGATGCCGCGCATGCTGTTCACGACCAGGGTCGCCAGCGCTTCCCCTTCGATGTCTTCGGCAATGATCAGCAGGGAGCGAGAGGCTTTGGTCACAGCTTCCAGAATCGGGAGCAGCTCCCGGATATTGCTGATTTTCTTGTCAACCATCAGGATATAAGGGTTGTCCAGCTCGACCGCCCCGGCTTCCTGGTTGGTCATGAAATAAGGAGACAAATAGCCGCGATCAAATTGCATGCCTTCGACCACGGATAATTCATTGGCCATGCCCTGACCTTCTTCAACGGTGATCACGCCGTCCCGGCCGACCCGCTCCATTGCGTCAGCAATGATAGTTCCGATCGCGCTATCACTATTGGCCGAAATACTGCCGACCTGCTCGATAGATTGCTTATCGTTACAGGGCTGGGCCATCTCCCGAAGCTGCTCCACCGCAGCATCAACGGCTTTGTCGATACCCCGTTTCAAATCCATCGGGTTCATGCCGGAGGCCACTGCTTTTAGTCCTTCGTTGATGAGAGACTGAGCCAGAACAGTGGCTGTGGTGGTGCCGTCACCGGCTTCGTCATTGGCTTTGGAAGCCACTTGCTTGAGCATCTGGGCGCCCATATTTTCGAACTTGTCTTCCAGCTCGATTTCTTTGGCCACTGAAACCCCGTCTTTGGTGATGGTCGGGGCACCAAAGGACTTGTCGAGTACCACGTTCCGGCCTTTCGGGCCCAGGGTTACCTTCACTGCATCAGCCAGCAGGTTGACGCCGGATAGCATTTTTTGTCTCGCATCATTCGCAAATAAAACATCTTTCGCTGCCATTTAGTAAACTCCTTTATTCATTTCAATATATGAATCACAACGAATGAATTACTCAGCAACAGCCAGTACATCTGACTCAGAAAGGATGAGATATTCTATACCGTCGATATTTTCCGTTTTCGCACCGTAGCCTTCGTTGAAGATGACGGTATCACCAACTTTGACATCTAAGGCTGCCCGATCGCCGTTCTCCAGGCGTCTGCCTTGTCCGACAGCCAGTACCTTACCTCGGTTCGATTTTTTGACCGATTGGGATGTCAGAACAATTCCGCCCTCTGATGTATTGTCAGTTTCATGTCTTTCGACAATCAGTTTGTCATTTAAAGGACGAATCTTCATTGGGTGCGCCTCCTACTTAAATCTGTATGCAAAATAAAAGACATTGTTAATCATTGGTCGAATGAATAGTGACCTGAGGCGCTTACCTGCGCTCTCGCCGATTGATATAGGGTGGGAAAAATGAAGTTCAAGGGATTTTTTTGATAAAAAATTTTTATTGATCTGATAAATTTTTCTGCTTGATTCCGGGCACTATCTAGCACAGTGCCCATGAGCTAGCCGCGAGTCGGCGGGTTTAATCCAGTAAGGTTTGGATCAATCGCCGGGTTCTTTCTGGCAATAGTTTGCGTTGTTGATAAATCAGAAACAGTGGGAGTTCGGGGAGTGGCTCGGGTGTGGGTAGGCTGATTAACTCGCCTCGCTCGAGGTGAGGACGGCAAAATACGGCCGGAAGTACAGCGGCACCCATGCTGTTCAGACATAGCTGAAGCGACGTGTTGAGATCTGAGGTATGAATGTCAGGCGTCTGGTGGGGAAAGCTGGCCTGCTGGTGCGGGTCATGAACCGGCAGGTGTTGCCAGTGGGTGATGGGTTGATGCTGCGCCAACCAGGCCGGGCTGGCGACCAGCAGCAGCGATCGAGCACGCAGTGGACGGGCGATTAAATCGGGGTTGGCCGGATCGCGGCCGCGAATTGAGAGGTCGATTCGCTGTTCGACTAAATCGGCGACCTGATCACTCAGGACCAGTTCGATGCTTACTTTGGGATATTGGCGACAAAATTCGCTTAATTTTTCCAGTAGCCCGCTATCCGGGGTTGCTGCCGGATAGCCGACCCGGATCGGGCCGGCTATCTCATGGTTTGCAGCCAGTTGATTCTGCGCTTCATCCAGCAGGGTCACCGCCTGTGAGGCGCTGGCAAGAAACTGAATTCCTTCCGGTGTTAAGGCGACTCGCCGGTTGCTGCGCTGAAATAACCGGATCCCGAGGCGTTTTTCCAGCTCTTGGATCCGGGCGCTGACAGTGCCGCGGGGGAGCCCGAGCTGGCGTGCGGCGGCGGAAAAATTTAACAGCTTCGCCACGAGGATGAAGGTTCTGAGTGCGTCTATGTGCATCTGTGTCAAATTTAATTAGACATATTGTCTAATTAGTCTCATATATCCGGACAAAGTCAAGGCGCGTAAGCTGAACTTCCTGATTCATTTAATTGAGACGCATCAAGGAGTTTAGCTATGAAATATCCCCTGTTTAGCACCGTAATGCTGATGAGTATGACTGCCGCCAGTCAGGCAGAGGAAGTCACGTTGCAATGGTTAGGCGGCCCGACGCTGTTGGTTGAATTCGGTGATATCCGCCTTCTGACTGACCCGATGCTGGGAGAAGGTGAGCAGGCCTATCAAATGATTGATCCCAACCAGATGTTTCAACTCAGCCAGCTTCCGTCCCCGGTCGATCACAAGCGCCTGACCCCTTTGCCTGCGCTGGATCTCCAGGCCCTGGATGTGGTGCTGTTGAGCCACAGTCATGAGGATCATTTCGATCAGGCTGCCCGCAAACAATTGCCGAAAGATGTGGCCTTTGTCGCCGCACAGTCGGATGTGCCGATGGCCCGGGCGTTGGGATTTCGCCAGGTGACAGGCCTTCCCGTCGGGGAAAGCTGGTCATACCGTGAAGGGGAGTATCAGGTGACGGTGACTGCCGCACCGGCAAACCATACCCTGGATCAGGCGTTCTCGCCGGTGCTGGATGGCGGGAATGGCTACTGGCTTAATTTTCGCCATGGCGACTGGCACAAGAGCCTGTACTGGAGTGGTGACTCCTTTTTCACCCAGTCGGTTCAACACTGGCTGGCGGCCTATCCGGCACCGGATATTTTTGTCCCGCATGTGGGGAGAGTGGGCACCACCGGGCCTTTTGGTCAGCTGTCGATGGGGGCCGAAGAGGTGATTGAGGCGATGAAAGTTTTGCAACCGGTGCATACCTTGCCGATCCACCATTCGACGTATGCCCTGTATCTCGAACCCATCAGTGAACTGAAGCGTCATGCTGAGCAAGCCGGAATGCCGCTGGATTTGCCTGCGCCGGGCACCCGGATCAGTTATCGCTAGGTCTGTAGATGTAAAAAGGGGGAAAGCGTGTGGATGACATGGGCCGGAGCCGGCCCATGTCAGGGTTAGTTGCGGAGAAAGGGACGTGGCTTAGAAGAAGCCCAGTGGATTGACGTCGTAGCTCACCAGCAGGTTTTTGGTGTTCTGGTAGTGATCCAGCATCATCTTGTGGGTTTCCCGGCCGATCCCGGATTTCTTGTAGCCACCAAAGGCGGCATGGGCTGGATAGGCATGGTAGCAGTTGATCCAGACACGTCCGGCTTCGATCTGACGGCCCATGCGGTACGCCAGGTTGGTATCGCGAGTCCACACTCCGGCGCCCAGGCCGTACTCGGTATCATTGGCTATTGCCAGTGCTTCGGCTTCATCCTTGAAAGTGGTAATGGCAATGACCGGGCCGAAGATTTCTTCCTGGAACACCCGCATTTTGTTGTTCCCCTTGAGCATGGTCGGGGTAATGTAATAGCCCTGCTCAAGGCCGTCGCCTTGCTTGATGGCATGGCCGCCGATCAGCACTTCCGCGCCCTCGTTGCGGCCGATGTCGAGATAGCTCAGGATCTTGTCGAACTGCTCTTTCGACGCCTGAGCGCCGACTTGGCTGTCGGTATCAAGCGGGTTGCCCTGCTTGATGGTTTTCGCGCGCTCGATGACTTTGGCGATGAATTTGTCGTAAACCGATTCCTGGATCAGCACCCGAGACGGACAGGTGCAGACCTCGCCCTGGTTGAAGAAGGCCAGTAGCAGCCCTTCGACACATTTGTCCAGGTAGGCGTCTTCGTGATCGAAAATATCGGCAAAGTAGATATTCGGCGACTTACCGCCCAGCTCGACCGTCGACGGGATCAGGCTTTCCGCTGCGCACTTGAGAATATGGTTGCCGACTTCGGTTGAGCCGGTAAAGGCCAGTTTGGCAATGCGATTGCTGGTGGCCAGCGCCTGACCGGCTTCATGGCCGTAGCCGTTGACCACGTTGATCACGCCTGGTGGGATCAGGTCACCGATGGTTTCCATCAGCACCAGAATGGAAGTCGGGGTTTGCTCGGCAGGTTTGAGGACCACGCAGCAGCCGGCGGCCATGGCTGGGGCCAGTTTCCACGCTGCCATCAGCATCGGGAAGTTCCACGGAATGATTTGCCCGACCACACCGATGGGCTCCGGGAAGTGGTAGCTGGCGGTATTGGCATCGAGCTCGGCAGCAGAGCCTTCCTGGGCCCGGATACAACCGGCAAAGTAGCGGAAGTGATCAACCACTAACGGCAGGTCGGCGGCCAGGGTTTCCCGTACCGGTTTGCCGTTTTCCCAGGTTTCCGCCACGGCCAGTTTTTCAATGTTCTGCTCAATCCGGTCGGCAATTTTCAGCAGGATGTTGGCACGCTCGGTCACGCTGGTGGCCGCCCAGCCCGCGCGGGCGCTATGGGCTGCATCCAGCGCCAGGTTGATGTCCGCTTCCCCGGAACGGGCGACTTGGGTATATGCTTCGCCATTGACCGGCGAGATATTGTCAAAGTACTCGCCGCCGATGGGTTTGACCCACTCCCCGCCGATAAAATTGTCATAGTGCGACTTGAAAGTGATCACAGCGTTTTCGGTGCCTGGTCGTGCGTAAATCATAGATCCTTCCTTCTTTGCTATGGTGTGAGCCGTGTCTTTGGTTAGTGACGGTTGGTGATTCTGAACCATCCATCGCAGGCCACGGTCTGTTCACGTTATGTTTGCGGCTGGGTGGTGATGCCTCGCAAGGCCCGTCCCAGCACGTTGATTTTTATGGTGTTCTGATGTGTTCCGTCCCATGAGTTAACGCAAAGCACGGGCCAGAATTGCAGACTTGTTGTTAATGTTTTGTAACGCTATGATTAATAAAAGTTTGTTAATCCCTCGTTAAATTCACTCAGAGCAGCGGTAACTGCTTGAAACTGTTCAAGTGTTACAAAATGGAACAGTTGCTCTGTGACAACCTGGAACAGTTGGCTTATGCACCCATTTCCCGAGACCGATCTATCCCCCTGGCGTGACAATTGGCTGGAACAGTCCTGGCGCCGCAGTGAACAGGCCGGGCTGGCGCAACAACAGGCCCCTGAGCATGTCCGGCTGGATCAGCAGCAGTTGTCAGAGCGTCAGTTCCATGCCCAGGGATTGATCCGGGTGGTCGAGCAATGGGCCTTGCCCTTGTTTAATCAGATGCTGGCCGGCTCCAACAGCCGGTTGCTGCTGACCGATCAGGAAGGGGTGATTATCGGCGCCTGGGGGCAGTCGCGTTTTGAACAGCGGCTGACCAGTATTGCGCTGGAGTCCGGCGTATGCTGGCAGGAGAGTCTTAAAGGCACCAATGCGATTGGCACCGCGCTGGCCGACCAGCGGGTGGTCTCGGTGATCGGGGATCAGCATTTCATCCGCCAGCACCGGTTTATCAGCTGTTCGGCCGGGCCGGTGTTCGGGCCGACCGGGGCACTGCTGGGGGTGTTAGATATCACCAGTGAGCAGCAAGTGCATTCGGAGCAAGTCCGCATGCTGATCCAGACCATGGTGCAGCAGGTTGAGAATGCGCTGTTGTGCCAGATCCCGAACGGCAAATTCCGGGTTGATATCGCCTGTGATTCAGCACTGTTTGACAGCGGCTGGCAGGGGATTGTGATTGCTGATGCCGGCGGTCGGATCTTGGCAAAAAATGCCGTGGCGACCCGGTTACTGGCACAGGCCAAGTGTGCCGGGGAGCAACTGGAAGCACTGCTGGCGCGTCCGCAAACCGGGGCCAGCGCTATGATGCTTCCGGCCGGAGAGCTGGTGCTCAATTGCCAGCCGCTTGAAACGTCCGGCCATGAGCCGACACCGCGTTCTCGGGTGTATTCCCCGTCTTGTCCGCTTCATTACGGCGATGATCAGATTGAACAGGCCTGGCAACAGGCGTGCAAACTGATCAACAAAGACATCAGCCTGCTGATCCTCGGGGAAACCGGGGTCGGCAAGGGAGAATTTGTCAAACAGCTCCACCGCCATAGCCAGCGCCATGCCGGGCCACTGGTCGCGGTCAATTGCGGTGCACTGCCGCAGGAGCTGATTGAATCTGAGTTGTTCGGCTATGCGCCGGGGGCGTTTACCGGGGCCAGCAAACAGGGCTACCACGGCAAAGTGCGCCAGGCCGATGGCGGGATATTGTTCCTCGATGAAATTGCCGATATGCCGTTGGCCGCTCAGTGTCGTCTGCTGCACGTCCTGCAGGAAAAAGAAGTGGTACCGATTGGTTCGAATCAGGCACAGCAAGTCGATATCCAGATCATCGCCGCGACCCACAAGAACCTGGAGCAACTGGTGGCTGAAGGCTTGTTCCGCCAGGATCTCTACTACCGGCTCAATGGCCTGATCCTGACCTTGCCGGCTTTGCGCGAGCGCCAGGACCGGGCGGATTTGATTGCGGCAATCCACCGTCAGCACCGGCACCAGGCGCAGGAAATCTGTCCGCATCTGATGCAGTTGCTGAGTACTTACGCTTGGCCGGGCAATATTCGTGAGCTGGACAACGTGTTACGGGTGGCGACTTTACTGTCCGATCATGCCGCGCAGCTGACGCTGGCGCACCTGCCGCAGCATATTGCGACGCCGCTGGTGCAGCAGTCGCAGCCCCGGACGGCACAAGCGTCGGGAACCGGCAAAGATCTGCGTACCACTCTGTCTGATACCCTGCTCGAGACCTACCGCGCCAACAAAGGCAATATCAGCAAGACGGCCCGGATGCTGGGGATCAGCCGCAATACCCTGTACCGCAAACTCAGAAAGCTTGGGGTCCGTTCAACCTAAACGGGCTTATTCTGAAGTTGTTCGCTGAGGTAATCCACCAGAAGCCGGACTTTCGGTGACAGGTGACGATTGTGGGGGTACAGGGCGTAGATCCCGTCGTCATTTTCGGTGAACTGAGTCAGCAAGGGAATGAGCCGACCGCTGTCGAGATGGGGTTGGACGTAATAGTCCGGGAGCTGGACAATGCCTAGGCCTTTGAGTGCTGCATCGGTCAGGGCATGGCCGCTGTTGCAGCGCAGTGAACCTTTCACCCGGATATTACGGGACTTGCCGCCTTCCTGAAATCGCCAGTAATCCAGCGTGCCTTTGAGGCAGTTATGGGCATCAAGCTCAGACAGGGAGTCCGGGCGGCCGAAGCGGGACAGGTAGTCCGGTGAAGCACACACGTAAATGGCCCGGGTGCCGAGCCGTTTGGCCATCATGCTGGAGTCTTCCAGTTTGCCGAGGCGGATCGCCAAATCAAACCCTTCCTCAATCAGATCCACCTTGTTGTTTGACAGGTGCAAATCAATCGTCAGATCGGGATACCGGCAGGCGAAATCATTTAGCAACGGGGCAATTGTCCCTTCGCCATAGGTGACCGGTGCGGTGATCCGCAGGGTTCCCCGGGGCGTGCTCTGCAGGTGCGTGATGGCTCGCTCCGCTTCTTCCAGGCCGTCCAGCACCTGGCGGCAGTGCTGGTAATAGACGCGGCCGACTTCGGTGGTCGAGACCTTGCGGGTGGTGCGGTAGAACAGCTTGGTGCCCAGCCGGGTTTCCAGAGCGCTGATCTGGCGGCTGACCTGAGCGGTTGATATGCCGAGCCGCTTGGCCGCGGCGGTAAAACTTTCCGCTTCCGCCACGGCGACAAACTCACTGACACCTTCCCAATTGAACATATTCTTTTCCATCACAGACTGAGGGGGTGGAGCGAAATTGTGAGGAAATTTGGCGTAAATGCAAGCCTTGTTCCCGATATCGACTCAGGGCTCAGCTTGTCCCTGTGCCTGCATTTCCGGGGCCGGGCTGCGAAACGCTTTGCGATAGGCGCTCGGGCTGGTGCCAACCATCTGCAGGAATTTCTTGCGCAGATTCGCAGCGGAGCCTAGGCCGCTTTCCCCAGCCACCTGCTCGATGGAACGTTGGGTCGACTCCAACAGTTGCCTGGCGAGGTGGATCCGGCGCTGGAGAAGCCAGGTCGTGGGCGGCATCCCCAGTTGCTCGAGAAACCGACGATGCAAAGTGCGAGGGCTCACGGCGCTTCGCCGGGCCAGTTCGGTCACGGAGATTGCTTCAGCCAAATGGGCTTCGGCCCATTGCAATAGCGGCTGAAGTGAGTACGCACTGTCGGCCACCGGCGGGGTGGGGATGAATTGTTTCTGCCCGCCGCTGCGCTCCAGTGGCATGACCGACATTCGGGCACAGTGGGCGGCGGCCTGAGCGCCGACATCGCTGCGGATCAGATGCAAACAGAGATCGACCCCGGCCAGGGCACCTGCTGAAGTCAGTAGCTGGCCGTGGTCGATGTACAGCACATCCGGATCGACAGTGATGGTCGGATACTTTTCTCGGAGCAACCCGGCATAGTGCCAGTGGGTGGTGGCCCGGCGTCCGTCCAGTAGACCCGTGGCCGCCAGTACAAACGCCCCGGTACAGATGGAGGCGATTCGGGCACCGCGTTGGGCCGCCTGTCGTACGGCGCTTAATAGTGCCTCAGGTAACGGGGCGAGCGGATCATGAAGGCCGGGCAGGATCACCGTATTGGCCTGGATAAGATCCTCGACTGTGTGTGGCGCTGCGAGAGTGCCAAACGGGTGCCGGATCACGGGCGAATCGGCACACAGTTTCACCTGATACGGGTGGTCTCCGTTGCTTAAGATGACGCGCGAAAAGGTATCGCAGGGCAGGAAAGCATCGGTTGGTACCACGCCGTCATAGAGCGCCACGGCGATCTGATGCCGGGCTTGCGGGACGCGCTCACTTGATACTGCTTTATCTGATCGTTGCTTGTCTATTGCTGGATTATTGCTTGCTTCTTCGCGGAATGATTGCATTGTCTGATTTGTTGCGTTCATTGTCATATCGGCCACTTGGGGATTGTGGCAGATCCGGTACAGTTTTCAACCGAATCTGGCGCAATTGATTGCTTGAACAAGGAGATAGAGATATGAGCGCGTTAACCACCACCAAGCCCAAACCGGGAAAAGCCTGTATGCTGTGTCACCTGGCATCCGGCGCTGTGACATCATCGCTCAGCAAGGCCCGGAGTCGGATACGCCGCCACCAGCCGCCTTATCTGCCGCCGGAAGCGTACGCGATCCCGGACAGTGCGTTGAGCCAGAAAGCTCTGGCGCTGGTGACCGAGTGTAGTCCGACGTTTCTGTTAAATCACTCGCTGCGCAGTTATGCCTTCGGACTGGCGATGGCCCATAAGGTGAAGCAGCCGATCGATCAGGAAGTCTTTTTTGTCGGTTCTGTGATGCATGATCTCGGCCTGACCGAGACTTACGCGGGTGCGGAGACGTTTGAGATTGAAGGTGCACGGGCGGCCCGCGAGTTTTGCCTGAGGCACGATCTGGCACCCCAGAAAGCGGATCTGGTGCATGAAATGGTGGCGTTGCACAATTCGGTGGGGGTCGCGCACCGCTGCGATCCGGAAATCGCACTGCTGCATTTTGGTGCCGGGGCTGATGTGGCCGGGCTCTGGGGCCATGATCTGAACCGGCGGACGATCGCGGAGGTCTTGGCCCGTTTCCCGGAGGAAGGTTTTAAACCGGGAATGATTGCCCTGATTGAGCAGGAAGTTCAACGCAAGCCGCAAAGCTACATGTCGACGCTGGTCGAGCTCGGCTTTCTTAAGCAGATGGCAAAAGCATGCTGGTAGGTTGCCTTTACGGCGTGGAGCGGGCTGAGAATCAGCAGGCCGGATTACTGTGTTTTTCACTACACTCAAGGGAGCCTTTGGCGCGGGTCCTATTCTGTATTTGACAAAGTCTTGATATTCGACTGTTTTTTTGACTGAGCCCTAACCTGGCGATGACGCTGCGCGCACAAAAGGGTCACTATAATTGCACTGTGTTCGATGCTTTAGAATTGAAGGAGTCATCATGAAAAAGACATTACTGGTACTGGCGATTGCTGGTTTGGCGCTGGCTGGTTGTGATCAGCAATCCTCATCGACTCAGGAGCAAACCGACGCTGCCGCGGTGCAGGCCCAGCAAACAGACGTTGTTGATACCGCTGGCGTTGAGCAGGCAGAGACGAAAGCCGCTGCTGAACAGGAAGTTTATGTTGATGCAGCTCATAACGCTCAGAATGCCCTGGATTGGAACGGAACCTATCAAGGCACCCTGCCTTGCGCCGATTGCGATGGGATTAAAGTGACGCTGACTCTGAATACGGATGGCACGTATTCGCTTACCGAAAAATATTTGGGGAAAGAAAACGGTGAGTTCTCCTCAAACGGGAATTTCAACTGGAATGCGGCCGGAAATACGATTTCGGTTCCGTCTGATGACGGCGCATTTGCCCAGTATTTTGTCGCTGAGAATCAGTTGTTCCGCCTGGATCAGGAAGGCCAACGGATCACCGGCGATTTAGCTGAGCAGTATGTGCTGAGTAAGCAGTAATTCGGTACGCTGAAAAAGGCTATGCCCGGCAAATGCCGGGCATAGTTGTATCCGGCAACGGTGCATTGACTGATTGCCGGGGGGATGGAAGGGTCAGGACACCACTTCGATATCCGTTTTCGGAATACAGCAACAGGCCAGCACCCGACCGGCTTCGCGATCGCCCGGCAACAGGGCCGGTACATCCGGTTGCTCGACCTGCCCTGATTCCAACGTTACTTTACAGGAGCCGCAGAATCCGGCGCGACAGCTGTAAGCCATACCCAGTCCGGCATCTTCAGCCTGATCCAGCAGGGTTTTCTGGTTATCTCCCTCAAACAGGTTGCCATCCACGCTAATTGTGACGGCTTTGACCGGCGCGGCGTTGCCCCGGATCGGGCCGAAGGCTTCCTGATGATAGTGGGACTCATCCAGGCCGCGGGCCAGCAGC
It encodes the following:
- a CDS encoding copper resistance protein NlpE, with product MKKTLLVLAIAGLALAGCDQQSSSTQEQTDAAAVQAQQTDVVDTAGVEQAETKAAAEQEVYVDAAHNAQNALDWNGTYQGTLPCADCDGIKVTLTLNTDGTYSLTEKYLGKENGEFSSNGNFNWNAAGNTISVPSDDGAFAQYFVAENQLFRLDQEGQRITGDLAEQYVLSKQ
- a CDS encoding GlxA family transcriptional regulator, which produces MTMNATNQTMQSFREEASNNPAIDKQRSDKAVSSERVPQARHQIAVALYDGVVPTDAFLPCDTFSRVILSNGDHPYQVKLCADSPVIRHPFGTLAAPHTVEDLIQANTVILPGLHDPLAPLPEALLSAVRQAAQRGARIASICTGAFVLAATGLLDGRRATTHWHYAGLLREKYPTITVDPDVLYIDHGQLLTSAGALAGVDLCLHLIRSDVGAQAAAHCARMSVMPLERSGGQKQFIPTPPVADSAYSLQPLLQWAEAHLAEAISVTELARRSAVSPRTLHRRFLEQLGMPPTTWLLQRRIHLARQLLESTQRSIEQVAGESGLGSAANLRKKFLQMVGTSPSAYRKAFRSPAPEMQAQGQAEP
- a CDS encoding LysR substrate-binding domain-containing protein, with the protein product MFNWEGVSEFVAVAEAESFTAAAKRLGISTAQVSRQISALETRLGTKLFYRTTRKVSTTEVGRVYYQHCRQVLDGLEEAERAITHLQSTPRGTLRITAPVTYGEGTIAPLLNDFACRYPDLTIDLHLSNNKVDLIEEGFDLAIRLGKLEDSSMMAKRLGTRAIYVCASPDYLSRFGRPDSLSELDAHNCLKGTLDYWRFQEGGKSRNIRVKGSLRCNSGHALTDAALKGLGIVQLPDYYVQPHLDSGRLIPLLTQFTENDDGIYALYPHNRHLSPKVRLLVDYLSEQLQNKPV
- a CDS encoding HD domain-containing protein; translated protein: MSALTTTKPKPGKACMLCHLASGAVTSSLSKARSRIRRHQPPYLPPEAYAIPDSALSQKALALVTECSPTFLLNHSLRSYAFGLAMAHKVKQPIDQEVFFVGSVMHDLGLTETYAGAETFEIEGARAAREFCLRHDLAPQKADLVHEMVALHNSVGVAHRCDPEIALLHFGAGADVAGLWGHDLNRRTIAEVLARFPEEGFKPGMIALIEQEVQRKPQSYMSTLVELGFLKQMAKACW